The genomic region GGTGCGCCAACAAGATTGCCCCATTCAGTCCAGGAGCCGTCATAGTTCACAACTTCATCATAGCCAAGAAGTTCATGCAGCGCGAACCAAGCAATTGAGGAGCGTTCGCCAATTCGGCAATACGCAACAGTTGTTTCTGAACCATCAATATCATAGTCTGCATAGATTGATTCGAGTTCCTCCGCAGATTTGAATGTTCCATCATCATTGACCGTATCAGCCCAAGAGATATTTGATGCTCCTGGGATGTGACCTCCACGCTGTGCGGTTTCATTGAGTCCAGGTGGTGCGAGAATCTCACCAGAGAACTCTTCTGGTGATCGAACATCCACGAGTGGAAGATCTTGGTCAATGGCATGGTCAACATCATCTCGATATGCGCGGATTGACTCAAAGGGACCACGGGCTTCATACTCAACAGTAGGGTACTCCGGAACCTCATCGGTTACTGGATAGTCATTATCAAGCCAATAGTCGCGAGCACCGTTCAGTAACCGGACGTCATCGTGACCATAGTATTTGAATTGCCAGTAGGTGTATGAGGCAAACCAATTAGAATTATCGCCATAAATGATAACCGTTGAGTCATCTGAGATCCCGTGATTTCCGAGAAGTGTTTCAAAATCTTCCTTATCAAGAATATCACGAGTGGTTGGGTCCTGAAGTTGTGTTTCCCAATTAAATCCAATCGCACCGGGCGCATGCGCCTCATCATACGCCTCCGTATCAACGTCGACCTCAACAAGACGATAGTCAGGATCATCACTTTGGATTTCATCGAGTCTGTCTGTAACCCACTCAGGTGATACTAACACATCTTTTGCATAATCATCAGTTGTCATTACGTCTACGTGGATGTACTGTGTCGGTTTAACTCCCACAGCGACGGCGTGTCCTGCCAATCCTCCGGTTAACCGGTGTTTTTTGCCGAGTTATCGGCGTGATGAATATCAACACAGGTAGATGGAGAGAACAACAAAGACAGTGGCAATAACTACCAGCAATATATTCTTATTTCTCTGACAAAATTAATAATAAAATTACTCACGAAATTTAAATTGAGCACGTTCAATAGTATGAGACGGTGTATTTGGGTATGGAAACAGGAGCCGTCGTCGACATGTCGTGGCTCGCTACACGGGTCGACGCAATAACAGGAGCAGCACCGATATCAAAGCCAGATACACGTTCAGGGACCGGTTCACAGCGCGGTGATATGAGCGAATCGCAAGACACCACAAATAGCAATATTGAGTTGGACAACAGCGTCGATATTAATCTAGACCAACTCTCGATTGTTGACGTTCGAGATACATGGGAGTTCGAAGGGATTGGACATATTCCAGAGGCAGTAAATATTCCGTTTGATTCATTTCGCAGCGAAGCAGGCGATACTGGAATGTTACCTGAGCGTGATGATTGGGAAAGGCTTCTAACAACGGCTGGAATCGCGAAGACTGACGATATCGTCGCATATGATGATACACATGGTGTCTTTGCTGCCCGATTCCTTCTCACAGCGGAGGTATACGGGCATCCACCTGAGAAACTTCATCTGCTTAACGGGGATTACA from Haloquadratum walsbyi C23 harbors:
- a CDS encoding sulfurtransferase, with translation MTTDDYAKDVLVSPEWVTDRLDEIQSDDPDYRLVEVDVDTEAYDEAHAPGAIGFNWETQLQDPTTRDILDKEDFETLLGNHGISDDSTVIIYGDNSNWFASYTYWQFKYYGHDDVRLLNGARDYWLDNDYPVTDEVPEYPTVEYEARGPFESIRAYRDDVDHAIDQDLPLVDVRSPEEFSGEILAPPGLNETAQRGGHIPGASNISWADTVNDDGTFKSAEELESIYADYDIDGSETTVAYCRIGERSSIAWFALHELLGYDEVVNYDGSWTEWGNLVGAPIETGGAD
- a CDS encoding sulfurtransferase; protein product: METGAVVDMSWLATRVDAITGAAPISKPDTRSGTGSQRGDMSESQDTTNSNIELDNSVDINLDQLSIVDVRDTWEFEGIGHIPEAVNIPFDSFRSEAGDTGMLPERDDWERLLTTAGIAKTDDIVAYDDTHGVFAARFLLTAEVYGHPPEKLHLLNGDYSAWNQAYNTISGTDTNTTHSSAYQATAQSDVSSSPLVGYETVRTAVDDPAAVLVDTRDPSEYAAGHLPGAINLDWRAVVDDETRGLKPPKERKAIFDSAGITSKTHVVLYCNTARRISHTYIVLRSLGYTDIDFYEGSLTEWRARDGALETEGTT